One window of Kosmotoga arenicorallina S304 genomic DNA carries:
- a CDS encoding radical SAM protein, with protein sequence MYIRLSAGTAAKLGLKKFKFTIPMPTAYLMIGNRCLFNCFYCAQARESRADVSKLSRIVWPQYELKTVLEILENQKPFSRFCIQAVSGKKSKDETLVLIEKLSRFKIPISLSVRPRNMEEVRAYFSKGIERIGIAVDVISPELFKKYRGGSYEKHLGMLFEAAKEFEGRVTTHVIIGLGEKEKDVIDFIHRCYTQNIEVGLFSFTPVKGTALEKLPQPDIKKYRTVQVARYLLKKDLKCYEKFHYDKEGKLLDFGIDVSSVNLEKAYRTSGCPGCTRPFYNERPGKEIYNVFA encoded by the coding sequence TTGTATATAAGACTCTCAGCCGGTACCGCTGCAAAACTCGGATTAAAAAAATTCAAATTCACTATTCCAATGCCAACAGCATATCTCATGATCGGAAACCGCTGTTTATTCAACTGCTTTTATTGTGCGCAAGCAAGAGAATCCAGAGCGGACGTCTCAAAGCTGTCAAGAATAGTATGGCCTCAGTATGAATTGAAAACTGTACTGGAGATACTGGAGAACCAAAAACCCTTCTCCCGATTCTGCATCCAAGCAGTTTCCGGGAAAAAATCCAAAGACGAAACCCTTGTGCTTATTGAAAAACTCTCGAGATTTAAAATTCCGATATCTCTATCTGTTAGGCCACGAAATATGGAAGAAGTCAGAGCTTACTTTTCAAAAGGTATAGAGAGAATAGGTATAGCTGTGGATGTTATCTCGCCGGAGCTTTTCAAAAAGTACCGGGGTGGTAGTTACGAAAAACATTTAGGGATGTTGTTTGAAGCGGCGAAGGAATTTGAAGGCAGAGTAACCACTCACGTAATTATCGGTTTGGGTGAAAAAGAAAAAGACGTGATAGACTTTATACATCGATGCTATACTCAAAATATTGAAGTCGGGCTTTTTTCTTTTACTCCCGTAAAGGGAACGGCTTTAGAAAAACTTCCTCAACCGGATATTAAGAAGTACCGAACCGTTCAAGTCGCGAGATATCTTTTAAAAAAAGATCTGAAGTGTTATGAGAAATTTCATTATGATAAAGAAGGAAAACTGCTTGATTTTGGAATAGATGTTTCTTCTGTAAATCTCGAAAAGGCATATAGAACCTCTGGATGCCCGGGCTGTACTCGCCCTTTTTATAATGAAAGACCCGGCAAAGAGATTTATAATGTGTTCGCGTAG
- a CDS encoding 5'-nucleotidase C-terminal domain-containing protein, with product MKKLLVILLVLLSVFVMAEKLTILHINDTHGHAWTFSEYKNPDIGGFALIATLLNQFRAENPNTLFLHAGDLNTGVPESDLVDAAPDIVALNLMKLDAMALGNHEFDNSPEVLAKQMNWAHFPFLSANIYKDGEPAFTQYVIKEVGDIKVAIVGFTAEETEILEALYAQDYEWKDVVEVAKELVPELRKQADIVVALVHLGDATPIKGVNSHELAEQVDGIDVIVDGHSHSLYEKPEVINGTLIVSAGEWGKYLGKLDLEVESGSITFVSYKAIPIKLADIAPDFAVSTVLDYFKKLGDEKLDTVVGETEILLEGTREIIRNQDTNLGHLIADAMVWKTGADLAITNAGGIRASINPGPITYRNILTVLPFGNTVYLVKLTGEQLMEVLEYTATIPEGKGARPQVSGLSYKIENGEIMDVLVNGEPLDMEKVYTLVTNNYMAAGGDGYSMFKGLEGYDTGFVLADVVMNYISEISPITEYDDTPRVIKVQTE from the coding sequence ATGAAGAAACTTCTGGTAATCCTTTTGGTACTTCTTTCGGTTTTTGTAATGGCAGAGAAACTCACCATTCTCCACATCAATGACACACACGGCCATGCGTGGACTTTCAGCGAATATAAAAACCCCGACATTGGTGGTTTCGCACTTATTGCAACCCTTTTGAACCAGTTCAGAGCTGAAAATCCCAACACTCTTTTCCTTCACGCTGGCGATTTGAACACAGGCGTTCCTGAATCTGACCTTGTCGACGCGGCTCCTGATATTGTCGCGCTCAATCTGATGAAACTCGATGCCATGGCATTGGGAAACCATGAATTCGACAACTCACCGGAAGTCCTGGCAAAACAGATGAACTGGGCTCACTTCCCATTTTTGAGTGCCAACATTTACAAAGATGGGGAACCCGCATTTACCCAATATGTCATCAAAGAAGTTGGAGATATTAAAGTTGCCATTGTCGGTTTCACAGCGGAGGAAACGGAAATTCTTGAGGCCCTTTACGCCCAGGACTATGAATGGAAGGACGTTGTTGAAGTGGCAAAGGAGCTTGTACCGGAACTCCGGAAACAGGCAGATATCGTAGTTGCTCTTGTACACCTTGGTGATGCTACACCTATTAAAGGGGTCAATTCTCATGAGCTTGCCGAACAGGTTGACGGAATTGACGTAATCGTTGATGGACACAGCCATTCTCTTTACGAAAAACCAGAAGTCATCAACGGTACGCTTATCGTATCTGCCGGCGAATGGGGAAAATACCTTGGTAAACTCGATCTCGAAGTTGAAAGTGGTTCGATAACCTTTGTTAGTTACAAAGCGATACCAATAAAGCTTGCTGACATTGCACCGGACTTTGCTGTTTCCACTGTACTGGATTACTTCAAAAAGCTCGGAGATGAAAAGCTCGACACTGTTGTTGGTGAAACAGAGATCCTCCTCGAAGGAACCAGAGAAATTATCCGAAATCAGGATACAAACCTTGGACACCTTATAGCTGATGCTATGGTCTGGAAAACAGGTGCTGATTTAGCTATTACAAACGCCGGTGGTATAAGGGCTTCGATAAATCCAGGACCAATAACTTACAGGAACATTCTAACTGTTCTCCCGTTCGGTAACACGGTATACCTTGTCAAATTAACTGGAGAACAGCTTATGGAGGTTCTTGAATACACTGCTACAATTCCTGAAGGCAAAGGAGCCAGACCTCAGGTTTCAGGGCTCAGCTATAAGATAGAAAACGGAGAAATAATGGACGTTCTGGTCAATGGAGAACCTCTTGATATGGAAAAGGTCTACACTCTTGTCACAAACAATTACATGGCAGCCGGCGGAGATGGCTATTCCATGTTTAAGGGTCTCGAAGGCTATGATACTGGCTTTGTGCTTGCAGATGTTGTGATGAACTATATTTCCGAAATCAGCCCGATTACCGAGTATGACGATACACCAAGAGTAATAAAAGTTCAAACAGAATAA
- a CDS encoding zinc dependent phospholipase C family protein, translating into MPDCWTHYLHGTRALRELRFDFNNEEEAGLFVLGIIGPNVFYYVPDNPEYLMLGNKLHSQKCGKYLRTFIKELFKTQRAYIYGLICHHTLDRLTHPYIISQVGSGSKHYEFEKAIDAEMVKRVLRKPISEVSFADKIPHEVPPELNELYFHVAYEFFKIDNISFSEAVEDTRAFIQNEEKGGGFLSIFGRLLRRFSGETKYGGYEGMDVLNLNKRSWFHPTTGWESRNTFLDLFEQAVEDSKKLIGNSLKYSMPPDVPDLSFMTNLPCVDY; encoded by the coding sequence GTGCCTGATTGCTGGACACACTATCTTCATGGCACCCGGGCTTTGAGAGAACTCAGATTTGATTTTAACAATGAAGAAGAAGCTGGATTGTTTGTCCTTGGTATTATCGGTCCTAATGTATTCTACTATGTCCCGGATAATCCAGAATATCTAATGCTCGGGAATAAGTTACACTCCCAGAAGTGTGGCAAATATCTGCGCACATTTATAAAAGAACTTTTCAAAACACAGAGGGCTTATATCTACGGACTGATATGCCACCATACTCTTGACAGGTTGACTCATCCTTACATCATTTCACAAGTCGGAAGTGGTTCAAAACATTATGAATTTGAAAAAGCCATAGATGCTGAAATGGTAAAGCGGGTTTTGAGGAAGCCGATTTCCGAAGTTAGCTTTGCCGATAAAATCCCTCACGAAGTGCCCCCAGAACTCAATGAGCTTTATTTTCATGTTGCTTATGAATTCTTTAAAATAGACAATATAAGCTTTTCTGAAGCTGTTGAAGACACCAGAGCTTTTATTCAAAACGAAGAAAAGGGCGGGGGATTTTTAAGCATTTTTGGCCGGTTGTTGAGAAGGTTTTCCGGTGAAACGAAATACGGTGGGTATGAAGGCATGGATGTATTAAATCTGAACAAGCGTTCCTGGTTCCATCCCACCACCGGCTGGGAAAGCAGAAATACTTTTCTTGATCTTTTTGAACAGGCAGTTGAAGACTCAAAAAAATTGATAGGGAATTCTTTGAAATACTCAATGCCTCCTGATGTTCCTGACCTTTCTTTCATGACAAACCTTCCCTGCGTTGATTACTAA
- a CDS encoding transketolase, whose translation MNRPKLSSEELRELETLGMLCRGDILKMTTVAQSGHPGGSMSSIDIYLTVYKFANIDPQNPFSPERDRVVISHGHTSPGVYSALGRLGFFDIEEVIAGFRHPGSIFEGHITRGIPGVEWTTGNLGQGLSAGVGMALAAKLSKRDYHVFTLMSDAEQAKGQVAEARRTAAKYKLDNLTVVIDYNDAQISGRASDTMPVNIKGDYEADGWKVMEVNGHDYAELSAALYQAVQEDVPVAIIAHTIMGKGVSFMEDDVSFHGKPLDLESCRRALAELGVNDDLEFFIERRKKMPITREKLIPFFEEKAINIGEPKFYLPHEKTDNRSAFGKALADLAKLNKGISPIAVIDCDLKPSTKTAEFEKIWPENFIQIGVQEHNAATLAGSMSVSGVLTFFTDFGVFGIDETYNQQRLNDINKTNLKVVVTHVGLDVGEDGKTHHCLDYIGALKNFYGFKLIVPADPNQTDRAVRYAANEKGNFVIALGRSKINPISGPDGKPFFGEGYEFEYGKVDIIRTGKDATIVATGQMVSEAVKAADMLKSEGIEITVLGVSCPLHASFEHVKDFLMGKVLTVEDHNVKSGLAAILAEYFTSEGFLPEKFVKVGVSDYSVSGSKDFLYRLAGLDAESIAKRVREF comes from the coding sequence GTGAACCGGCCAAAATTATCAAGTGAAGAGCTGAGAGAATTGGAAACTCTGGGGATGCTTTGTAGAGGGGACATATTAAAAATGACTACAGTGGCACAATCAGGCCATCCGGGTGGTTCGATGTCTTCCATAGACATTTATCTTACCGTATATAAATTCGCGAATATAGATCCCCAAAATCCCTTTTCTCCAGAGCGTGACAGAGTAGTCATAAGCCATGGTCATACATCGCCCGGTGTATACTCCGCTCTGGGAAGACTGGGCTTTTTTGACATTGAAGAAGTTATAGCTGGTTTCAGGCATCCCGGATCTATTTTTGAAGGGCATATAACAAGAGGGATTCCAGGTGTTGAGTGGACAACAGGTAACCTTGGGCAGGGTCTGTCCGCTGGTGTGGGCATGGCTCTTGCTGCGAAGCTTTCAAAAAGAGACTATCATGTCTTTACCCTTATGAGCGATGCAGAGCAGGCAAAAGGCCAGGTTGCCGAAGCACGAAGAACTGCGGCGAAATACAAATTGGACAATCTTACGGTGGTTATTGATTATAACGATGCACAGATTTCAGGGCGTGCTTCTGATACAATGCCCGTAAATATTAAAGGCGATTACGAAGCGGATGGCTGGAAGGTTATGGAAGTGAACGGGCATGATTATGCAGAACTGTCCGCAGCTTTATATCAAGCTGTTCAAGAAGATGTTCCGGTTGCCATCATAGCCCATACAATAATGGGAAAAGGCGTTAGCTTCATGGAAGATGATGTAAGCTTCCATGGAAAGCCTCTGGATCTTGAAAGTTGCCGCAGAGCTCTTGCTGAACTTGGCGTGAATGACGATTTGGAATTCTTTATTGAACGTAGAAAGAAAATGCCCATAACTCGGGAAAAACTCATTCCATTTTTTGAAGAGAAAGCAATAAACATAGGTGAGCCCAAATTTTATCTTCCTCACGAGAAAACAGATAATCGTTCTGCATTTGGAAAGGCTCTTGCGGATCTGGCAAAGTTAAACAAGGGCATATCACCAATAGCTGTAATTGACTGTGACTTAAAGCCTTCGACAAAAACAGCAGAATTCGAGAAAATCTGGCCGGAGAATTTTATTCAGATTGGCGTTCAGGAGCATAATGCAGCAACCCTTGCAGGAAGCATGTCGGTGAGCGGTGTTCTAACTTTCTTCACTGATTTCGGAGTTTTTGGCATAGATGAAACTTACAATCAACAGCGGTTAAATGATATAAACAAGACAAACCTGAAAGTTGTTGTAACACATGTTGGACTTGACGTAGGCGAAGATGGAAAGACCCACCATTGTCTTGATTATATTGGTGCCTTAAAGAATTTTTACGGCTTCAAATTGATAGTCCCGGCAGACCCCAACCAAACAGATAGGGCTGTCCGATATGCGGCAAATGAAAAGGGCAACTTTGTAATCGCTCTTGGACGTTCAAAAATAAATCCCATTTCTGGACCCGATGGGAAGCCGTTCTTTGGCGAGGGATATGAATTTGAGTATGGAAAAGTTGACATTATACGAACAGGCAAGGATGCCACAATAGTCGCTACCGGCCAGATGGTGTCTGAAGCTGTTAAAGCCGCTGACATGCTGAAAAGTGAAGGAATAGAAATAACCGTTTTAGGAGTTAGCTGCCCGCTTCATGCTTCTTTTGAACATGTGAAGGACTTCCTTATGGGAAAGGTACTTACTGTGGAAGACCACAATGTAAAAAGCGGTCTCGCTGCTATTTTAGCAGAGTATTTTACCTCTGAAGGGTTTTTGCCGGAAAAATTTGTAAAAGTTGGCGTCAGCGATTACTCGGTGTCTGGAAGTAAAGACTTCCTGTACAGATTGGCTGGTCTTGACGCAGAATCCATAGCCAAAAGGGTAAGAGAATTCTGA
- the ndk gene encoding nucleoside-diphosphate kinase, whose amino-acid sequence MREKTFVYLKPNTIQRQLVGEVLRRFERRGLKIVAMKMLWLSRKQAEELYKEHRGKDFYEPLIKFVTSSPIIAMVLEGDHAVKLVRHTIGSTDPMEASGGTIRGDFAISVRKNIVHASDSLESAKREIALFFDESEIFDYQLPLEEHF is encoded by the coding sequence GTGAGGGAAAAAACATTTGTTTATTTAAAACCAAACACCATACAAAGACAGTTAGTAGGCGAAGTGTTAAGGAGATTCGAACGCCGGGGGTTGAAAATTGTTGCTATGAAAATGCTCTGGTTAAGCCGGAAGCAGGCCGAAGAGTTGTACAAAGAGCATAGGGGAAAAGATTTCTATGAACCTCTAATAAAGTTCGTTACAAGCAGCCCCATTATAGCCATGGTTCTTGAAGGTGATCACGCTGTCAAACTTGTGCGCCATACAATTGGCAGCACCGATCCAATGGAAGCCAGCGGAGGAACCATTCGCGGCGATTTTGCTATTTCAGTGCGAAAGAACATCGTGCATGCTTCAGATAGCTTAGAAAGCGCTAAGCGCGAAATTGCGCTTTTTTTCGATGAAAGTGAAATCTTTGATTATCAATTGCCACTGGAGGAGCATTTTTGA
- a CDS encoding glucose-1-phosphate adenylyltransferase, with amino-acid sequence MTKSVVAMILAGGQGTRLGLLTDEVAKPAVPFGGKYRIIDFTLSNCVNSGIFDVGILTQYRPHVLSKHIGIGRHWDLDRKDGGVVMLPPFQGRSDADWYSGTANAIYQNIDFIDSLNPEIVLILSGDHIYAMDYNEIIDFHFSKMADGTIACMRVPISEASRFGLMVTNFEGRITEFQEKPQQPKSNLASLGIYVFTWNFLKEKLIEDAHDQNSGHDFGKNIIPKIVSEDSGRLFAFSFEGYWRDVGTLQAYWESNLELTRPVPGLNLHDPTWRFYTHSEEYPPAYFSSGAKIRSSLISEGCEVHGIVENSLLFQGVKVGKDSIIKDSVIMTNCIIGQNCTIEKAIISERTIIGNNVQLGIGEEKPNKISPEIYNGGLVVVGSDVKIPDGVKIGKNTAIWNYVRESQFKGVVLSGEILYPEER; translated from the coding sequence ATGACAAAGAGCGTAGTTGCTATGATTCTGGCTGGAGGGCAAGGAACAAGGCTCGGGTTACTAACTGACGAGGTTGCCAAACCAGCTGTCCCTTTTGGTGGCAAATACAGAATCATAGATTTCACACTGAGCAATTGTGTTAATTCAGGTATTTTTGATGTGGGAATACTAACACAATATCGCCCCCATGTTTTAAGCAAGCATATTGGTATTGGAAGACACTGGGATCTGGATCGCAAAGATGGCGGAGTGGTAATGCTTCCACCCTTCCAGGGACGCAGCGACGCTGACTGGTATTCAGGAACCGCAAACGCTATATACCAGAATATAGACTTTATTGACTCGCTCAATCCTGAAATTGTGCTTATCCTATCGGGAGACCACATATATGCGATGGACTACAACGAAATAATAGATTTTCATTTTTCAAAAATGGCAGATGGCACAATAGCTTGTATGAGGGTTCCTATTAGTGAGGCTTCCCGTTTCGGGTTGATGGTTACAAATTTCGAAGGCAGAATAACAGAATTTCAAGAAAAACCTCAACAACCAAAATCAAATCTGGCTTCCCTTGGCATATATGTTTTCACATGGAATTTCTTGAAGGAAAAACTCATAGAAGATGCGCATGACCAGAATAGCGGCCATGATTTTGGAAAAAACATCATTCCCAAAATAGTTTCAGAAGACTCAGGAAGGCTCTTTGCTTTCAGCTTTGAAGGTTATTGGAGGGACGTTGGAACTTTGCAGGCATACTGGGAATCCAACCTCGAATTGACAAGGCCTGTTCCCGGATTGAACCTTCATGATCCAACATGGCGTTTCTATACCCATTCGGAAGAATATCCACCTGCATATTTTTCGTCCGGGGCAAAAATAAGAAGTTCTCTGATCAGTGAGGGATGTGAAGTACATGGTATTGTCGAAAATTCACTTCTCTTTCAAGGCGTCAAGGTAGGCAAAGATTCCATTATAAAAGATTCGGTAATTATGACCAACTGTATTATCGGGCAAAACTGTACCATCGAAAAGGCCATAATTTCAGAAAGGACGATAATAGGAAATAATGTGCAACTTGGTATCGGAGAGGAAAAGCCAAACAAAATATCTCCTGAGATATACAATGGCGGCTTGGTAGTTGTAGGGTCGGATGTAAAAATCCCGGATGGTGTTAAAATAGGTAAAAATACGGCAATATGGAACTACGTGAGGGAAAGCCAATTTAAGGGAGTGGTGCTTTCTGGAGAAATCCTTTATCCAGAAGAGCGGTAG
- a CDS encoding class I SAM-dependent rRNA methyltransferase, which produces MLVARLKKHKEKKLLNGYPWVFEDEVEELQGKAFLGSEVNVFSSEYRFIGKGLYNPFSRRSIMFLTTKEEPIDEEFFLSRLTGALAWREKIFNEPYYRLFHSEGDGLPGFIADRYGDIIVVQFRNAIMELFKSKIVSNLVDIVSPVTVFERSDFQMLAGEKTQRNVGLLYGAEPPDSVIIKENEVSYVVDVVRSQKTGFFFDQRDSRLFARRIVSEFDLKRGLDLFTYTGGFALNMALGGAQVIAVDKSDFDLELGKKNAALNKFSKKIEFIRSDAFEYLETLEKREQFDIVIIDPPSLIKGKHEIPKGIKLLTTLVERSLEVIRSEGVIGLCSCAYNLTLDHLVEALRKASVDKGIYYRFLGITYQSRDHPWLLQIPETLYLKCLWAVVEKR; this is translated from the coding sequence ATGCTTGTCGCCCGTCTAAAAAAGCACAAAGAGAAAAAATTGCTGAACGGGTATCCCTGGGTTTTTGAAGATGAAGTGGAAGAGCTTCAGGGGAAAGCATTTCTTGGAAGCGAAGTCAATGTTTTTTCTTCAGAATATAGGTTTATTGGCAAAGGCCTGTACAATCCCTTTTCTCGTAGAAGCATCATGTTTTTAACCACAAAAGAAGAGCCTATTGATGAAGAGTTTTTTCTTTCACGTCTGACTGGAGCATTAGCCTGGCGCGAAAAAATATTCAACGAACCTTATTATCGTCTCTTTCATAGTGAAGGTGACGGTCTTCCAGGGTTCATAGCTGACCGGTATGGTGATATTATTGTGGTACAATTCCGCAACGCCATTATGGAGCTCTTCAAAAGCAAAATTGTAAGTAACCTGGTCGATATTGTAAGCCCTGTTACGGTATTTGAAAGAAGCGATTTTCAAATGCTGGCAGGCGAAAAAACTCAAAGAAACGTAGGGCTTCTTTATGGAGCTGAACCGCCGGATTCAGTCATAATAAAGGAGAATGAAGTATCTTATGTTGTAGATGTTGTCAGAAGCCAGAAAACCGGGTTTTTCTTTGACCAAAGGGATTCAAGGCTTTTTGCGCGCAGGATTGTATCCGAGTTTGATCTCAAAAGGGGTCTGGATCTTTTTACATACACAGGTGGTTTTGCTTTGAACATGGCTCTTGGAGGAGCACAGGTGATAGCGGTTGACAAATCTGATTTTGATCTTGAGCTTGGAAAGAAAAATGCTGCCTTGAATAAGTTCTCAAAAAAGATTGAATTCATTAGATCCGATGCCTTTGAATATTTGGAGACTTTGGAAAAAAGAGAGCAATTTGATATAGTAATCATAGACCCTCCTTCCCTAATCAAGGGAAAGCACGAAATCCCAAAGGGTATAAAATTGCTTACAACGCTTGTGGAAAGAAGTCTTGAGGTAATAAGAAGCGAGGGTGTAATTGGGCTTTGTAGCTGCGCATACAATCTCACACTTGATCATCTTGTGGAAGCGCTACGTAAAGCTTCTGTCGATAAAGGTATATATTATAGGTTTCTTGGGATTACCTATCAGTCCAGAGATCATCCCTGGTTGCTTCAGATTCCCGAAACTCTTTATTTAAAATGTTTATGGGCGGTCGTGGAAAAGAGGTGA
- the glgD gene encoding glucose-1-phosphate adenylyltransferase subunit GlgD: MKVLGLVLAGGRGENLRPFTDIRASAALPIFGKYRAIDFTLSNMVNAGISKVGIITQYNPRSLMDHIGSGKEWDLDRKQGGLFFLQPFFRLSSQSIGYKGTADAIFQNMTILRRGNEDFVLIGSGDHIYKMDFRDLFRAHINNGADITLLSVPFSESSKDIIRVEGGKVINWYRDITPSDIEEKENLSESAGVYFINKFLLRELLFSCVPDGKDNLVEIISENLSSLKVMEYKFKGFWSNLTTDVSKYFKTNLDILNPDIRKELFYKHGKVYTKLKDLPPPKITTTGRVSNALVSDGSIISGSVINSVIFRNVKILSGAVVENSIIMEGCVIEEGAKLKNVIMDKDARVRSSRKLLGSTEIPAVVEKSGVI; the protein is encoded by the coding sequence ATGAAAGTTCTTGGATTGGTGTTAGCAGGTGGAAGAGGGGAGAATCTGCGTCCTTTCACAGACATTAGAGCCAGTGCCGCGTTACCTATATTCGGAAAATACAGGGCGATTGACTTCACTTTGAGCAATATGGTAAATGCAGGTATTTCAAAGGTGGGAATAATTACCCAATATAATCCCAGAAGCCTCATGGACCATATCGGATCTGGCAAAGAATGGGATCTTGACAGAAAGCAAGGAGGTCTATTCTTTCTTCAACCATTTTTCAGGCTTTCCAGCCAAAGCATTGGCTACAAAGGAACAGCAGATGCAATATTTCAAAACATGACTATTTTAAGGAGGGGAAATGAGGATTTTGTCCTCATAGGCTCCGGAGACCACATATACAAAATGGATTTCCGTGATCTTTTTAGAGCTCATATAAACAATGGTGCAGATATCACACTCCTTAGCGTCCCCTTTAGTGAATCTTCAAAAGATATCATAAGGGTAGAAGGGGGGAAAGTCATCAACTGGTACAGAGATATAACTCCCTCTGATATTGAAGAAAAAGAGAACCTGAGCGAATCAGCAGGGGTTTACTTTATCAATAAATTCCTGCTGAGAGAGTTGCTCTTTTCATGCGTTCCAGACGGAAAAGACAACCTTGTGGAAATTATTTCCGAAAATTTGAGTTCACTGAAGGTTATGGAATATAAATTTAAAGGATTCTGGTCTAATTTGACGACTGATGTCTCGAAGTACTTCAAAACAAACCTCGATATTCTCAATCCAGATATCAGGAAAGAGCTCTTCTATAAACACGGAAAAGTCTACACCAAGCTTAAAGATCTCCCTCCACCTAAAATAACTACAACAGGAAGAGTATCAAATGCTCTTGTAAGCGATGGCTCTATCATCTCCGGATCAGTAATAAACTCCGTTATTTTCAGAAATGTGAAAATACTTTCCGGTGCAGTGGTTGAAAATTCAATAATTATGGAAGGCTGTGTTATTGAAGAAGGAGCAAAGCTGAAAAACGTCATAATGGATAAAGATGCCAGAGTTAGATCAAGCAGGAAACTCCTTGGGAGTACTGAGATCCCGGCTGTAGTAGAGAAGTCAGGAGTCATTTGA
- a CDS encoding PSP1 domain-containing protein — MPEIYGKVCGVEFHPVGKLYLFTVDNQSIKPGDKVIAETEFGLDVGVVRHGPVNMRIDHIEDIKPILRKMTEEDEKQHQKNQMDSKEAFEQCFEKIKEHQLPMRLLEARYMFDRSRIVFYFGADSRVDFRELVKDLARMFKIRIELRQVGIRDEVKMKGSVGLCGQVACCVRFKREFESITLKHAKKQQLLINPAKISGRCGRLLCCLAYEQQHYEEELRDIPDEGSLIEYDGKTCKLLNVNIFLKQISMVTDEGNIIKVPFDEFRKKQGIVIGEIPPEELLKSKDDDIYLDEEGE, encoded by the coding sequence ATGCCTGAAATATACGGTAAAGTTTGTGGAGTCGAATTTCACCCGGTAGGGAAGTTATATCTTTTCACTGTGGATAACCAGAGCATTAAGCCGGGAGACAAAGTAATTGCCGAGACGGAATTTGGTCTTGATGTGGGAGTTGTGCGCCATGGACCTGTGAACATGCGTATAGACCATATTGAAGACATAAAGCCGATTTTGAGAAAAATGACTGAGGAAGATGAAAAACAGCATCAAAAAAACCAAATGGATTCAAAAGAAGCCTTCGAGCAATGCTTCGAAAAAATCAAGGAACATCAGCTCCCTATGAGACTGCTTGAAGCCAGATACATGTTTGACAGATCAAGAATAGTCTTTTATTTTGGTGCTGACAGCCGCGTGGATTTTAGAGAACTGGTAAAAGATCTTGCGAGAATGTTTAAAATCCGGATAGAACTCAGACAGGTTGGTATTCGAGACGAAGTGAAAATGAAAGGCAGCGTGGGCCTTTGTGGTCAGGTAGCCTGTTGTGTCAGATTTAAGAGGGAATTTGAGAGCATCACCCTTAAACATGCAAAAAAGCAGCAACTGCTAATTAATCCGGCGAAGATATCCGGTCGCTGTGGAAGACTGTTATGTTGCCTCGCTTATGAGCAACAGCATTATGAAGAAGAGCTCCGAGATATCCCGGATGAAGGTTCTTTGATTGAGTACGACGGAAAAACCTGCAAATTGTTGAACGTGAATATATTCTTGAAACAGATATCAATGGTAACAGATGAAGGCAATATAATAAAAGTTCCCTTTGATGAATTTAGAAAAAAGCAGGGAATTGTAATTGGAGAAATACCGCCCGAAGAGCTTCTAAAAAGTAAAGATGATGATATTTATTTGGATGAGGAGGGAGAATAA